From Oreochromis aureus strain Israel breed Guangdong linkage group 4, ZZ_aureus, whole genome shotgun sequence, a single genomic window includes:
- the LOC116325218 gene encoding BAH and coiled-coil domain-containing protein 1 isoform X10 — protein MFLLGSGLMGNSSASFMGTFLASSLGSPPSHPPHPSRPPSSPSSPSFRGGPHSSASQIWFPHSHEAGPGYPRFSGSLAHTFLPMSHLDHHANSGVLYGQHRFYDTQKENFYLRGLPSQPPLISANHSLPPMSRAGSGHTQGSCSRDRDQGVGTGIHKGLKEGSVERGVVNVKDKERSSGKQEAKERQQQQQQQQHHTHQPPQPTHHHHSHTHQQHPHYPQHPLPLEEVNSRALERHKASLTMYSKEHPQSMSKPLSACLHNGKMQNGDPGTGAGAKVSMSSCGGEDTTLRAMGGGGSSQNRHLGTSGSGRCTKEGVSGEMRISEQPSDCLERGQAPLHHSLPYSVPPPLHMSSATGGAHPHPHAHPHTHPHPGGFHCLQLHPSHPHHSHHTHHHPEFFCPPPPAPLANPASHERGPVNVGREPKVTGPTFVPSVADVGDKSNGPFQLNNPDCQGVGSGGGGSNAKDKTIEKNGGGGHHSNWHRKQQQQQQQQQQQQQQQQHPYRKTEKAPDWMQSHHQHLQSSQLPPPPQQQPPHSQQQHQVVRSRSAECINSGVEMDVFRPSLPQGPKAGHSVPHSVNTSPYRDCSHPGPPPNSSPLGSKNMGQHSGTQHSGPGGSCSLQRDGQKVARIRHQQHGRPGPETSSELNQGNSQELKRKMDMSPYGYSNSSGQQHHHQQPPVPPWNMRPPHHMSQPEEEQRKSYMELGSTGGQHSQQQQQQQQQQQQPGISLPPPQPPTAPPLSQQQQQPDPQGPTQGESSAMKSLLKYSNQQQPLLVSQKNPFGGLGNLKSGPSGGSCALQGNKQTLPSRKGTANDSERPDYNGRSRDMGEPGHGESEVRQPPVGIAVAVARQREPPCRSAENHPNSRQGRVHPSVKGQPRSMYLSDPTTEEDRKRLSEEQISLTCLDRERDAYIRDNKERVEFARIHPSSSCHGDLASHLMVPGGTSLQSGQLGDPAAHSAHHHWMPRTGSPSLWMTGHSYAGIGHTTLHQNLPPAFSAAMPGPLQPVLPLPQDPSAQLVVLPSEPPTHPATHHLDVMEQPGLWPPVYGARGPPSHMQHPAVYSRSQFLRQQELYALQQHQQLQHQHQSHQSQQSQLQSQPQQQQQQQPQQHRAAHAMNMQHQPAHNAQIQKRADEPSVELEELISEPRTSKPAKAYSYNPPQRNTSPPGTCTAHLSPCCQSPSLRQHPKSTPSTPCPAPSPVAAVPHSPAISPAPPQMLKVPESQDKTGEGQPPQEYPGSLEPDLPPGYTYPAIAMDYRSGPSPQGVQLAEPADLDAVQVEPAEHAPQSLASLGEELDCQVVVRPLPDPLPLKEVAHEEENRVVDGVLEQRDEVEITAVTEANYVHREEEQAEEQGQIAEEVLVCPPVESTVCEAPSCPVSISTEEPDRQDAVITLEEEDDDEVTGGEIQVEYAQKVSMPGEQEPELPTIIELDPASPESQSPPNECAEDSEQQHDNKMTPNDASVDSVCLSPASASAPSPSEESFAVAPKPVVPCYWSLELLIAAAFCTDVPPFPLFPYSTPSVAPSQCNPHQGIELLSELADLELQQQKRTCGKSQEEELLMFDLQSLATLATARALELGSEESSSASSERQFPARRILNLRRKCTWTPRNEPVCPAKVSMETMDGPELAMRVKLAELQRRYKEKQKELAKLQRKHDHHRKEETPRSPARRGPGRPRKRKPTLTTGPVSSSEGQRKVKSMGAGLGLPDDLGGGGESQRRKKRLSSRGFERLSSTQQVKAQSCRKSSLHSMLNSKLAGDVVQLKQKAQVKKNLSGTGSRDKEISLCNSNLKHGHRSQGTGKTDSRRESGGQSDTAASGDSVHQESWTGLVRCGRKKGSTTLSQHRTKVHRGQRHEAMEEEESSPAESDSSDQEDEEEEGSCDTDEVQDYKVQPSRDVTLSSSMIGPSPSSVVKLEANQKARNKKQRQELYGSQSLSGAEGEVKIRKKSNSRMGMTTAVKNHQDHQDRQPEVARKTCGPRSKEPRWGSLGTRGNRYRRSMGLATFPTTSERLKRATRKSTMLRGAINKRRSCWPIGGSSLQGEDGSRGQRSKDQQPKGRAVSRLLESFAADEGFQMDGSSFSEEEEHSSHSRKNPEVPNCVLSKELLTDGLKVLISKEDELLYAARVHTLELPDIFSVVIDGERGNRPRIYSLEQLLQEAVLDIRPESEAMLAEGTRVCAYWSERSRCLYPGYVRRGGSSDEGKQGGVMVEFDDGDRGKISLPNIRLLPPGYQIHCGEPSPSLLVPSGSAAKRTSSLEQAPISERPSDRLSTINTVNTTQSLTIIKRRPGRPKGSGKKQKQQQIENANKNPSPFLGWSSLTNTRKRTSDNLFQFNGAPKRTLKGKEDDLFSMTHSQSQASIPTKGLFSSSSFEVDSFRSIANGYSSFCTQSAGPGSALSLGSRSGLYGEKRKQDELVMPRSKRSGQEFLIKLDHEGVTSPKTKNSKALLLRGASSSVSGLPRTEAYSHPVLLVKDNKKGASRVELLLKGTTPQRKPSPSMRLGEYGDLGFSSHRDCHSSYSDLDDEEEEEEEERRAALAAASGGLRTAGRFLSRLSVSSSSSGSSSSSSSGSLSSSSLCSSENDSSYSSEDEDSSTLMLQSCLSSHRGLLQPSEPSTSSRPRQHAFVAKAMAVSSAKGATPNQVSHSKSLKRKECAGSMSKPTKDFVKKPRMLPDEATFIPRPKMSAFLSGRQMWRWSGSPTQRRGLKGKAKKLFYKAIVRGRETVKVGDCAVFLSAGRPNLPYVGQIENFWESWTSRMVVKVKWFYHPEETKLGKRHRDGKHALYQSCHEDENDVQTISHKCQVVSREEYECLTRNQKPNSTSPDLYYLAGTYDPTTGQLVTAEGVSIMC, from the exons CAGGTCCAGGGTATCCTCGATTCTCAGGGAGTCTGGCCCACACGTTCCTTCCTATGAGCCACTTGGATCACCATGCCAACAGTGGAGTTCTCTATGGGCAACACCGTTTCTATGACACACAAAAAG AGAACTTCTACCTTCGAGGTCTCCCATCCCAGCCACCTCTCATCTCAGCCAATCATAGTCTGCCACCAATGTCTCGGGCAGGTTCAGGACACACTCAGGGGTcctgcagcagagacagagaTCAAGGGGTAGGCACAGGCATACATAAGGGTCTTAAAGAGGGGTCTGTGGAAAGAGGAGTGGTAAATGTCAAGGACAAGGAGAGATCCAGCGGGAAACAAGAGGCTAAGgaaagacagcagcagcagcaacagcagcagcaccacacTCACCAGCCACCCCAGCcaacacaccaccaccattctCACACTCATCAGCAGCACCCGCACTATCCTCAGCACCCACTGCCCCTGGAGGAGGTAAACAGCCGGGCCCTGGAGAGGCATAAGGCGTCGCTCACGATGTACAGCAAAGAGCACCCTCAAAGTATGAGCAAGCCCCTCAGTGCCTGTTTGCACAATGGCAAGATGCAAAATGGAGATCCAGGAACTGGAGCAGGGGCTAAGGTGTCCATGTCCAGCTGTGGCGGTGAGGACACAACCCTTCGGGCTATGGGCGGTGGGGGGAGCAGCCAGAACAGACATTTGGGGACTAGTGGCAGTGGCCGCTGCACCAAAGAGGGGGTAAGTGGGGAAATGAGGATCAGTGAACAACCTTCAGACTGTTTGGAAAGGGGTCAGGCACCACTTCATCACTCTCTGCCCTACTCCGTACCCCCACCCCTACACATGAGTTCTGCTACTGGAGGGGCCCATCCACATCCTCATGCTCACCCCCATACACATCCACATCCAGGGGGCTTCCATTGTCTTCAGCTCCACCCCAGCCACCCACATCATtcccaccacacacaccaccaTCCAGAGTTTTTCTGCCCGCCGCCACCTGCTCCTCTAGCCAACCCTGCCTCGCATGAGAGGGGGCCAGTCAATGTGGGGCGAGAACCTAAAGTCACAGGGCCTACATTTGTGCCATCTGTGGCAGACGTAGGCGATAAATCTAATGGGCCATTCCAGCTTAATAACCCTGACTGCCAGGGTGTGGGTAGCGGAGGAGGAGGCAGCAATGCCAAGGACAAGACAATAGAAAAGAATGGTGGCGGTGGGCACCACAGTAATTggcacagaaaacaacaacaacaacaacaacaacaacaacagcaacagcagcagcagcagcacccatacagaaagacagagaaggCTCCAGATTGGATGCAATCCCACCATCAACACCTTCAGTCCTCACAGCTTCCTCCACCTCCCCAGCAACAACCACCACATTCTCAACAGCAGCATCAAGTAGTGCGATCGCGGAGTGCTGAGTGTATCAACAGTGGTGTGGAAATGGATGTGTTCAGACCCTCGCTGCCCCAGGGACCCAAGGCAGGGCACTCGGTCCCTCATTCTGTAAACACTTCTCCTTATCGAGACTGTTCCCACCCAGGACCCCCGCCCAACTCTTCCCCACTTGGAAGTAAAAACATGGGGCAGCACAGTGGAACACAGCACAGTGGTCCCGGAGGTAGCTGCTCTTTACAGAGAGATGGCCAAAAGGTAGCCAGGATTCGCCACCAGCAGCATGGCCGACCTGGCCCAGAGACATCCTCTGAGTTGAACCAGGGGAATAGTCAGGAGCTAAAAAGAAAGATGGACATGTCTCCTTATGGTTACAGCAACAGCAGTGGGCAgcagcaccaccaccagcagccccCAGTGCCACCCTGGAATATGAGGCCTCCTCACCACATGTCACAACctgaggaggagcagaggaagTCATATATGGAGTTGGGGAGCACTGGTGGGCAACactctcagcagcagcagcagcagcaacagcagcagcagcagccgggAATAAGCCTTCCTCCTCCACAGCCCCCCACGGCACCTCCCCTCAgccagcaacagcagcaaccTGATCCCCAGGGTCCAACTCAGGGAGAGAGCAGTGCAATGAAAAGCTTACTAAAGTACAGCAACCAGCAACAACCACTGCTTGTCTCCCAAAAGAATCCATTTGGGGGGTTAGGAAATCTAAAATCAGGTCCATCTGGGGGGAGCTGTGCCCTGCAGGGCAACAAACAGACTCTGCCTTCCAGGAAGGGTACGGCTAATGACAGTGAGCGTCCTGATTATAACGGGCGGAGCAGGGACATGGGGGAGCCAGGTCATGGCGAAAGTGAGGTGCGGCAGCCGCCAGTGGGAATAGCAGTGGCGGTGGCCAGACAGAGGGAACCACCTTGTCGTTCAGCTGAAAATCATCCGAACAGCCGACAGGGCAGGGTCCATCCGTCTGTGAAAG GGCAGCCCCGCTCCATGTATCTGTCAGATCCCACCACTGAGGAAGACAGGAAGAGGCTGAGTGAGGAACAAATAAGTCTCACTTGCTTGGACAGGGAGAGGGATGCATATATCAG GGATAACAAAGAAAGGGTGGAATTTGCAAGGATCCACCCTTCCAGCAGCTGTCACGGAGACCTTGCCTCTCATCTCATGGTCCCAGGCGGGACGTCCCTCCAGTCTGGCCAGTTGGGAGATCCTGCTGCACATTCTGCTCACCATCATTGGATGCCAAGAACTGGAAGCCCATCTCTCTGGATGACGGGACATTCTTATG CAGGTATAGGTCATACAACCCTACACCAGAATTTGCCACCAGCTTTCTCTGCAGCCATGCCAGGCCCTCTGCAGCCAGTCCTGCCTCTCCCTCAAGACCCCTCTGCCCAACTGGTGGTCTTGCCCTCCGAGCCTCCCACCCATCCTGCGACCCATCACCTGG aTGTGATGGAGCAGCCAGGGCTGTGGCCCCCTGTGTACGGCGCCCGGGGCCCACCCTCCCACATGCAACATCCTGCTGTGTACTCCCGATCCCAGTTTCTACGGCAACAGGAGCTGTACGCTCTCCAGCAGCATCAACAGCTTCAGCATCAGCACCAGAGTCACCAGTCGCAGCAATCACAACTGCAGTCTcaacctcagcagcagcagcagcagcagccacagcaGCACAGAGCTGCACATGCCATGAACATGCAGCACCAACCCGCTCACAATGCACAG ATACAGAAGAGAGCAGACGAGCCCTCAGTTGAACTGGAAGAACTCATTTCAGAGCCAAGAACATCTAAACCTGCCAAAGCGTACTCTTACAACCCACCGCAGAGGAACACCTCACCCCCTGGGACCTGCACCGCTCACCTGTCCCCTTGTTGTCAGTCCCCTTCGCTGCGACAACATCCCAAAAGCACTCCTTCAACACCCTGCCCCGCTCCTAGCCCCGTTGCAGCAGTACCTCATTCACCTGCCATTAGCCCTGCTCCACCTCAAATGCTAAAGGTTCCTGAATCCCAAGACAAGACGGGAGAGGGACAGCCTCCACAGGAATACCCAGGGTCTCTGGAGCCTG ACTTGCCTCCTGGATACACATACCCTGCTATTGCCATGGACTACAGGAGCGGACCGTCACCTCAGGGTGTTCAGCTGGCTGAGCCAGCTGACCTGGACGCAGTCCAAGTGGAGCCTGCTGAGCATGCTCCCCAGTCTCTGGCCAGCCTAGGGGAGGAGTTAGACTGTCAAGTGGTAGTCAGACCCCTTCCAGACCCACTCCCACTCAAGGAAGTGGCGCACGAAGAGGAGAACAGAGTGGTTGATGGAGTTCTGGAGCAGAGGGATGAGGTGGAAATAACAGCCGTGACAGAAGCTAACTATGTCCACAGAGAGGAGGAGCAAGCAGAGGAGCAGGGACAAATTGCAGAAGAGGTGCTGGTTTGTCCACCTGTTGAGAGTACTGTGTGTGAGGCTCCTTCCTGCCCAGTTTCCATTTCAACAGAAGAACCTGATAGGCAAGACGCTGTCATTACCTTGGAAGAAGAGGATGATGATGAGGTGACGGGTGGGGAGATTCAGGTGGAGTATGCTCAAAAGGTCAGCATGCCTGGAGAGCAAGAGCCAGAGCTGCCCACCATCATCGAGCTTGATCCTGCTTCTCCTGAGTCACAGTCCCCGCCTAATGAGTGCGCAGAGGACAGTGAGCAGCAGCACGACAACAAGATGACCCCTAATGACGCCTCAGTGGATTCTGTGTGTCTTTCCCCTGCCTCAGCTTCTGCCCCTAGCCCAAGCGAGGAATCTTTTGCTGTGGCCCCAAAACCTGTTGTGCCCTGCTACTGGAGTCTGGAGCTGCTAATTGCTGCTGCGTTCTGCACAGATGTGCCTCCATTTCCCTTGTTCCCATATAGTACACCATCGGTTGCCCCATCACAATGCAACCCACACCAGGGTATCGAGCTTCTGAGTGAACTAGCGGATCtggagctgcagcagcaaaAGCGCACTTGTGGAAAAAGCCAGG AGGAGGAACTGCTCATGTTTGACCTCCAAAGCCTTGCCACCCTGGCCACGGCCCGTGCGCTGGAGCTGGGCTCCGAGGAAAGCAGCAGCGCGAGTTCTGAGCGACAATTTCCAGCCCGCAGGATCCTCAATTTACGAAGGAAATGCACCTGGACACCTCGCAATGAACCA GTGTGCCCAGCCAAAGTTAGCATGGAAACAATGGATGGTCCAGAGCTTGCAATGCGTGTGAAATTGGCTGAGCTACAACGTCGGTAtaaagagaagcagaaggagcttGCCAAACTTCAGAGGAAGCATGATCATCA CAGGAAGGAAGAAACACCTCGCAGCCCAGCACGGCGAGGACCGGGGCGGCCGAGGAAGCGGAAACCCACCCTCACCACAGGTCCAGTGTCCTCATCCGAGGGCCAAAGAAAAGTCAA ATCGATGGGGGCAGGGCTTGGCTTGCCTGACGACCTGGGAGGGGGCGGAGAAAGCCAGCGAAGGAAGAAGAGGCTGTCCAGTCGAGGCTTTGAGCGACTCAGCAGCACACAG CAGGTAAAAGCACAGAGCTGCAGAAAAAGCAGTCTTCACAGCATGCTCAACTCCAAGCTGGCTGGAGATGTGGTTCAGCTCAAGCAAAAGGCCCAGGTTAAAAAGAATCTCTCAGGGACAGGCTCGAGGGACAAGGAAATTTCACTCTGCAACTCCAACCTTAAGCATGGACACAGAAGCCAGGGCACAGGCAAAACAGACTCCAGGCGAGAGTCTGGGGGACAAAGTGATACAG CAGCCAGTGGGGACAGTGTCCACCAAGAGAGCTGGACCGGACTGGTGCGCTGTGGACGTAAAAAGGGATCGACCACTCTGAGCCAGCACAGAACAAAGGTTCACCGTGGCCAAAGGCACGAAGCAATGGAGGAGGAAGAAAGCTCACCTGCAGAGAGCGACTCCTCTGATCAAG aagatgaagaagaggaaggcAGTTGTGATACTGATGAAGTTCAAGATTACAAAGTCCAACCCTCTAGAGATGTCACTTTAAGCTCCTCCATGATTGGTCCTAGTCCATCGTCTGTTGTAAAACTGGAGGCCAACCAGAAAGCcaggaacaaaaaacaaaggcagGAGCTTTATG GATCCCAGAGTCTGTCTGGTGCAGAGGGGGAAGTCAAAATCAGGAAGAAGTCCAACTCTAGGATGGGCATGACCACAGCAGTTAAAAATCACCAAGACCACCAAGATCGGCAGCCTGAAGTAGCAAGAAAAACATGTGGGCCCAGGTCTAAGGAACCTCGGTGGGGCAGTCTTGGGACCAGAGGCAACCGCTACAGGAGGAGCATGGGACTAGCTACCTTCCCCACCACAAGTGAGAGGCTGAAACGGGCAACCCGCAAGAGCACCATGTTGAGAGGAGCAATtaacaag AGGAGAAGTTGCTGGCCAATTGGGGGCTCATCTTTGCAGGGCGAAGATGGAAGCAGGGGACAAAGGAGCAAAGACCAACAG CCAAAGGGACGAGCAGTGAGTCGTTTGTTGGAGAGCTTTGCTGCTGATGAGGGTTTTCAGATGGATGGTAGCAGCTtctcagaggaagaggagcacaGCAGCCATTCGCGCAAAAACCCTGAAG TTCCAAACTGTGTCCTGAGCAAAGAGCTATTAACCGATGGCCTGAAGGTGCTGATTTCCAAGGAGGACGAGCTTTTATATGCTGCCAGGGTCCACACTCTGGAGCTACCAGACAT ctttagtgttgttattGACGGTGAAAGAGGAAACCGCCCAAGAATCTATTCATTGGAGCAACTGCTACAGGAAGCT GTCCTGGATATACGTCCAGAGTCGGAGGCTATGCTGGCTGAAGGGACCAGAGTGTGCGCTTATTGGAGTGAGCGCTCCCGCTGCTTATACCCAGGTTATGTTCGCCGAG GTGGTTCATCTGATGAGGGGAAGCAAGGCGGAGTGATGGTAGAGTTTGATGATGGGGATCGAGGGAAGATTTCACTCCCCAACATCCGCCTCCTGCCTCCAGGATACCAAATTCACT GTGGAGAGCCATCTCCTTCCTTATTGGTTCCCAGTGGTTCAGCAGCCAAGAGAACTTCCAGTCTGGAGCAGGCACCTATCAGTGAGAGGCCTTCAGACAGACTGAGCACTATCAACACTGTAAACACCACCCAAAGTCTGACCATTATTAAAAGAAGACCAG GGAGACCAAAGGGTtctgggaaaaaacaaaagcagcagcaaatTGAGAATGCCAATAAAAATCCTTCACCTTTCCTGGGCTGGAGTTCATTGACCAACACCAGAAAGAGGACATCTGATAATCTCTTTCAGTTCAACGGTGCACCCAAGAGGACCTTGAAAGGAAAGGAGGATGACCTGTTCTCTATGACTCATTCCCAGTCACAGGCTTCCATCCCAACCAAAGGCCTTTTCAGCAGCAGCTCATTTGAGGTGGATTCCTTTAGAAGCATTGCAAATGGTTACTCTTCCTTCTGTACCCAGTCTGCAGGACCAGGTTCGGCTTTATCTTTGGGTTCCAGAAGTGGGCTGTATGGTGAAAAGCGCAAACAAGATGAACTGGTTATGCCAAGGAGCAAAAGGTCTGGACAAGAGTTCCTCATCAAGTTGGATCATGAAGGAGTGACATCCCCCAAGACAAAGAACAGCAAGGCTCTGCTGCTGCGAGGGGCATCTTCCAGTGTAAGTGGCTTACCCAGGACAGAAGCATACTCTCATCCAGTCCTGCTGGTTAAGGATAACAAGAAGGGAGCCTCCAGAGTAGAACTTCTTCTAAAAGGGACCACACCTCAAAGAAAGCCCTCTCCTTCTATGCGTCTCGGGGAATATGGTGACTTGGGCTTCAGCTCTCACAGAGACTGTCACAGCTCCTACTCTGATCTGgatgatgaagaggaagaagaagaggaagagaggagggCTGCACTGGCTGCAGCCTCAGGAGGACTAAGGACTGCTGGTCGCTTCCTTTCTCGTCTCTCggtctcctcctcttcttcaggtTCTTCAAGCTCCTCCTCTTCAGGCTCTCTTTCAAGTTCCAGCCTCTGTTCctctgaaaatgattcctcgTACAGCTCAGAGGATGAAGATAGTTCAACACTGATGCTGCAGAGTTGTCTTTCTTCCCATCGGGGGCTCCTACAACCATCAGAACCCTCTACATCTTCAAGGCCTCGCCAGCATGCCTTTGTGGCCAAAGCTATGGCTGTTTCCAGTGCCAAAGGTGCCACACCTAACCAGGTCTCCCACAGCAAGTCCTTGAAGAGGAAAGAATGTGCAGGCTCCATGTCTAAACCAACTAAGGATTTTGTCAAGAAACCTAGGATGCTTCCAGATGAGGCTACATTTATTCCAAGGCCCAAGATGTCCGCATTCCTTTCAGGAAGACAAATGTGGAGGTGGTCAGGAAGCCCTACACAG AGGCGAGGACTTAAGGGCAAGGCCAAGAAGCTATTCTATAAGGCCATTGTGCGAGGCAGAGAAACGGTGAAAGTGGGAGATTGCGCTGTGTTCCTCTCAGCTGGACGCCCTAACCTCCCATATGTGGGTCAAATTGAGAACTTCTGGGAATCATGGACTTCTAGAATGGTAGTTAAAGTCAAATGGTTCTACCACCCTGAAGAGACAAAGTTAGGGAAAAGGCATCGAGATGGCAAG CATGCCCTTTATCAGTCGTGTCACGAGGATGAGAATGATGTCCAGACAATCTCTCACAAGTGCCAGGTGGTGAGCAGAGAGGAGTATGAGTGTCTGACTCGCAATCAGAAGCCGAACAGTACCTCTCCAGATCTGTACTACCTGGCTGGGACGTACGATCCGACCACTGGTCAGTTGGTCACTGCTGAAGGTGTTTCCATCATGTGCTGA